From a single Mangifera indica cultivar Alphonso chromosome 19, CATAS_Mindica_2.1, whole genome shotgun sequence genomic region:
- the LOC123203627 gene encoding WUSCHEL-related homeobox 4-like isoform X1, giving the protein MKVHQLALGFWVHEPSLTLGCKRLRPLAPKLANTDTTITAFDLKTFVRPESGPRKLGSSDDKRNSPQQVETHTGGTRWNPTQEQIGILEMLYKGGMRTPNAQQIEHITAQLGKYGKIEGKNVFYWFQNHKARERQKQKRNSLGFSHCPRTPAASFSTISFDSRQGNQVIAESYGDSPYKRKCRSWTFECLEEEGDRTLELFPLHPEGR; this is encoded by the exons ATGAAGGTGCATCAGTTGGCACTTGGATTCTGGGTACACGAGCCATCTCTTACGCTTGGCTGCAAGCGCTTACGTCCGCTTGCTCCCAAGCTAGCAAACACAGATACTACTATCACTGCTTTCGATCTCAAGACCTTCGTTCGACCAGAAAGTGGTCCTAGAAAACTTGGATCTTCCGACGACAAGAGAAATTCTCCTCAG CAGGTGGAAACGCACACTGGAGGAACACGGTGGAATCCAACACAAGAACAAATAGGAATTTTAGAGATGCTGTATAAGGGAGGAATGCGAACTCCGAATGCACAACAAATAGAACATATCACAGCACAGCTAGGCAAGTACGGGAAGATAGAAGGAAAGAATGTGTTCTACTGGTTTCAAAACCACAAAGCTCGAGAGAGACAAAAGCAGAAGCGCAATAGTCTTGGTTTTAGCCATTGTCCGAGAACCCCAGCTGCCAGTTTCAGCACTATATCTTTTGACTCTAGG CAGGGAAATCAAGTAATAGCAGAGAGTTATGGAGATAGTCCATACAAAAGGAAATGTAGGAGTTGGACATTTGAATGTTTGGAAGAGGAAGGAGATAGAACTCTAGAGCTTTTCCCATTGCACCCAGAAGGCAGATAA
- the LOC123203627 gene encoding WUSCHEL-related homeobox 4-like isoform X3: MKVHQLALGFWVHEPSLTLGCKRLRPLAPKLANTDTTITAFDLKTFVRPESGPRKLGSSDDKRNSPQQVETHTGGTRWNPTQEQIGILEMLYKGGMRTPNAQQIEHITAQLGKYGKIEGKNVFYWFQNHKARERQKQKRNSLGFSHCPRTPAASFSTISFDSRGNQVIAESYGDSPYKRKCRSWTFECLEEEGDRTLELFPLHPEGR; encoded by the exons ATGAAGGTGCATCAGTTGGCACTTGGATTCTGGGTACACGAGCCATCTCTTACGCTTGGCTGCAAGCGCTTACGTCCGCTTGCTCCCAAGCTAGCAAACACAGATACTACTATCACTGCTTTCGATCTCAAGACCTTCGTTCGACCAGAAAGTGGTCCTAGAAAACTTGGATCTTCCGACGACAAGAGAAATTCTCCTCAG CAGGTGGAAACGCACACTGGAGGAACACGGTGGAATCCAACACAAGAACAAATAGGAATTTTAGAGATGCTGTATAAGGGAGGAATGCGAACTCCGAATGCACAACAAATAGAACATATCACAGCACAGCTAGGCAAGTACGGGAAGATAGAAGGAAAGAATGTGTTCTACTGGTTTCAAAACCACAAAGCTCGAGAGAGACAAAAGCAGAAGCGCAATAGTCTTGGTTTTAGCCATTGTCCGAGAACCCCAGCTGCCAGTTTCAGCACTATATCTTTTGACTCTAGG GGAAATCAAGTAATAGCAGAGAGTTATGGAGATAGTCCATACAAAAGGAAATGTAGGAGTTGGACATTTGAATGTTTGGAAGAGGAAGGAGATAGAACTCTAGAGCTTTTCCCATTGCACCCAGAAGGCAGATAA
- the LOC123203627 gene encoding WUSCHEL-related homeobox 4-like isoform X4, which yields MKVHQLALGFWVHEPSLTLGCKRLRPLAPKLANTDTTITAFDLKTFVRPESGPRKLGSSDDKRNSPQVETHTGGTRWNPTQEQIGILEMLYKGGMRTPNAQQIEHITAQLGKYGKIEGKNVFYWFQNHKARERQKQKRNSLGFSHCPRTPAASFSTISFDSRGNQVIAESYGDSPYKRKCRSWTFECLEEEGDRTLELFPLHPEGR from the exons ATGAAGGTGCATCAGTTGGCACTTGGATTCTGGGTACACGAGCCATCTCTTACGCTTGGCTGCAAGCGCTTACGTCCGCTTGCTCCCAAGCTAGCAAACACAGATACTACTATCACTGCTTTCGATCTCAAGACCTTCGTTCGACCAGAAAGTGGTCCTAGAAAACTTGGATCTTCCGACGACAAGAGAAATTCTCCTCAG GTGGAAACGCACACTGGAGGAACACGGTGGAATCCAACACAAGAACAAATAGGAATTTTAGAGATGCTGTATAAGGGAGGAATGCGAACTCCGAATGCACAACAAATAGAACATATCACAGCACAGCTAGGCAAGTACGGGAAGATAGAAGGAAAGAATGTGTTCTACTGGTTTCAAAACCACAAAGCTCGAGAGAGACAAAAGCAGAAGCGCAATAGTCTTGGTTTTAGCCATTGTCCGAGAACCCCAGCTGCCAGTTTCAGCACTATATCTTTTGACTCTAGG GGAAATCAAGTAATAGCAGAGAGTTATGGAGATAGTCCATACAAAAGGAAATGTAGGAGTTGGACATTTGAATGTTTGGAAGAGGAAGGAGATAGAACTCTAGAGCTTTTCCCATTGCACCCAGAAGGCAGATAA
- the LOC123203627 gene encoding WUSCHEL-related homeobox 4-like isoform X2, with the protein MKVHQLALGFWVHEPSLTLGCKRLRPLAPKLANTDTTITAFDLKTFVRPESGPRKLGSSDDKRNSPQVETHTGGTRWNPTQEQIGILEMLYKGGMRTPNAQQIEHITAQLGKYGKIEGKNVFYWFQNHKARERQKQKRNSLGFSHCPRTPAASFSTISFDSRQGNQVIAESYGDSPYKRKCRSWTFECLEEEGDRTLELFPLHPEGR; encoded by the exons ATGAAGGTGCATCAGTTGGCACTTGGATTCTGGGTACACGAGCCATCTCTTACGCTTGGCTGCAAGCGCTTACGTCCGCTTGCTCCCAAGCTAGCAAACACAGATACTACTATCACTGCTTTCGATCTCAAGACCTTCGTTCGACCAGAAAGTGGTCCTAGAAAACTTGGATCTTCCGACGACAAGAGAAATTCTCCTCAG GTGGAAACGCACACTGGAGGAACACGGTGGAATCCAACACAAGAACAAATAGGAATTTTAGAGATGCTGTATAAGGGAGGAATGCGAACTCCGAATGCACAACAAATAGAACATATCACAGCACAGCTAGGCAAGTACGGGAAGATAGAAGGAAAGAATGTGTTCTACTGGTTTCAAAACCACAAAGCTCGAGAGAGACAAAAGCAGAAGCGCAATAGTCTTGGTTTTAGCCATTGTCCGAGAACCCCAGCTGCCAGTTTCAGCACTATATCTTTTGACTCTAGG CAGGGAAATCAAGTAATAGCAGAGAGTTATGGAGATAGTCCATACAAAAGGAAATGTAGGAGTTGGACATTTGAATGTTTGGAAGAGGAAGGAGATAGAACTCTAGAGCTTTTCCCATTGCACCCAGAAGGCAGATAA
- the LOC123203149 gene encoding polyadenylate-binding protein 2-like, with the protein MAQIQLQHQVPIAGPNGVAAGSQFLTTSLYVGDLDLNVTDSQLYDLFNQIGQVLSVRVCRDLSTRRSLGYGYVNYSNPTDAARALEVLNFTPLNNKPIRIMYSHRDPSIRKSGTGNIFIKNLDKTIDQKALHDTFSSFGNILSCKIATDASGQSKGYGFVQFDTEAAAQSAIDKLNGMLINDKQVYVGHFLRKHERDGTSSKTKFNNVYVKNLSETTTDEDLNEVFGEYGTITSAVVMRDGDGKSKCFGFVNFENADDAANAVDALNGKKFDDKEWYVGKAQKKSERELELKGRFEQSIKENVDKFQGSNLYIKNLDDSIDDEKLKELFTEFGQITSCKVMRDPNGISKGSGFVAFTTPEEASRALAEMNGRMVVSKPLYVALAQRKEERRARLQAQFSQMRPVAMAPSVPPRMPMYPPGAPGLGQQFLYGQGPPAMIPPQAGFGYQQQLVPGMRPGGGPIPNFFVPVVQQGQQGQRPGGRRGAGPVQQPQQPLPVMQQQMLPRGRMYRYPPGRNMPEVPIPGVAGGMLPVSYDIGGGMAMRDAALGQPMPVTTLSTALANASPDQQRMLLGESLYPLVERLERDAAAKVTGMLLEMDQTEVLHLLDTPEALKAKVAEAMEVLRSVAAQQANSPTDQLASLSLTDNLV; encoded by the exons ATGGCGCAGATTCAGCTTCAGCATCAGGTGCCAATAGCGGGGCCAAACGGAGTGGCGGCTGGGAGCCAGTTCCTTACGACGTCGCTTTATGTTGGTGATCTCGATTTGAATGTGACCGATTCGCAACTCTACGATCTGTTTAACCAGATCGGCCAAGTCCTCTCGGTCAGGGTTTGTCGGGACCTCAGCACTAGGAGATCACTTGGCTATGGTTATGTTAACTATAGCAATCCCACAGATG CTGCAAGGGCATTGGAAGTTCTGAACTTCACTCCTCTGAATAACAAGCCCATTAGGATCATGTATTCTCATAGGGATCCTAGTATTCGCAAGAGCGGTACTGGAAACATATTTATCAAG AACCTGGATAAGACTATTGACCAAAAGGCATTACATGATACGTTTTCTTCATTTGGAAACATTCTTTCTTGCAAGATAGCCACTGATGCTTCTGGGCAATCAAAAGGCTATGGTTTTGTTCAATTTGACACTGAAGCAGCTGCTCAAAGTGCTATTGATAAGCTTAATGGCATGCTTATTAATGATAAACAAGTGTATGTTGGGCACTTTCTTCGTAAGCATGAAAGGGATGGTACGTCtagtaaaacaaaattcaacaatGTCTATGTGAAAAATCTTTCTGAAACAACAACGGATGAAGATTTGAATGAGGTTTTTGGTGAATATGGAACAATTACCAGTGCTGTAGTGATGAGGGATGGAGATGGAAAATCCAAGTGTTTTGGATTTGTCAATTTTGAGAATGCAGATGATGCTGCTAATGCTGTTGATGCACTTAATGGTAAGAAATTTGATGATAAAGAGTGGTACGTTGGAAAAGCTCAGAAAAAATCTGAAAGAGAACTTGAATTGAAAGGACGATTTGAGCAAAGCATAAAGGAAAATGTAGACAAATTTCAAGGTTCgaatttgtatataaagaacTTGGATGATAGcattgatgatgaaaaattgAAGGAATTATTCACAGAGTTTGGCCAGATTACTTCCTGCAAG GTTATGCGTGATCCAAATGGAATCAGTAAAGGCTCTGGATTTGTGGCATTTACGACTCCTGAAGAAGCATCTCGAGCT CTGGCAGAGATGAATGGTAGAATGGTTGTTAGCAAGCCACTTTATGTTGCGCTTGCCCAGaggaaagaagagagaagagcAAGGCTTCAG GCTCAGTTTTCTCAAATGAGACCAGTTGCTATGGCCCCTTCTGTGCCACCTCGTATGCCAATGTACCCTCCTGGTGCACCAGGCCTTGGCCAACAATTTTTATATGGCCAAGGACCACCAGCAATGATTCCTCCACAG GCTGGATTTGGTTATCAGCAGCAACTCGTTCCTGGAATGAGGCCTGGTGGGGGTCCAATACCAAATTTCTTTGTTCCAGTTGTTCAGCAAGGTCAGCAAGGACAGCGACCTGGTGGGCGACGTGGGGCAGGTCCTGTGCAACAGCCCCAGCAGCCTCTACCTGTGATGCAGCAGCAG ATGCTTCCCAGAGGACGAATGTATCGCTACCCACCAGGCCGCAACATGCCAGAAGTTCCAATTCCTGGTGTTGCCGGAGGTATGCTTCCTGTTTCATATGACATTGGTGGGGGCATGGCCATGCGAGATGCAGCTCTTGGACAACCTATGCCAGTTACAACATTGTCTACTGCCCTTGCAAATGCATCACCAGATCAGCAAAGAATG CTGCTGGGTGAAAGCTTATACCCGCTAGTGGAACGGCTGGAAAGAGATGCGGCAGCTAAGGTTACAGGCATGCTTCTGGAGATGGACCAGACTGAGGTCCTGCATCTTCTTGATACACCGGAGGCATTAAAGGCGAAAGTTGCTGAGGCTATGGAGGTACTGAGGAGTGTTGCGGCTCAGCAGGCTAATAGCCCAACGGATCAGCTGGCCTCTTTATCATTGACTGACAATCTTGTTTAA
- the LOC123203190 gene encoding uncharacterized acetyltransferase At3g50280-like translates to MDLLTVKHISECFVKPQFVTESMKEPCHLIPWDLAMLSVQYIQKGLLFTKPPEAYDQEDFIKTLLDNLKHSLSLTLVHFYPLAGRMKTLTTQNPPSCVVFVDCNDSPGAKFIHAALDLSIADILSPTYVPLVVQSFFDHDRAINHDGHTRSLLSIQVTELVDGIFIGCSINHSLGDGTSFWNFFNAWSEIFQGQGKIDKYPSNLPIIKRWIPEGYDPIISLPYSHPDEFISRFEAPQLLERVFHFSSESIAKIKARANSEAKTQKISSFQSLSALLWRTITRTRNLPHDQSTSCRLATNNRSRLDPPLSQYYFGNCIQTVRGFTTAGELLEHDLGWAAWKLHEAVVSHSDKAIREWLEAWKQSPFIYQVDRFFDPCSIMMGSSPRFNKYGCEFGMGKAVALRSGYAHKFDGKVSAYPGREGGGSIDLEVCLPPNSMKALEADREFMEATS, encoded by the coding sequence ATGGATCTCCTTACTGTTAAGCACATTTCAGAATGCTTTGTTAAACCACAGTTTGTTACAGAATCTATGAAGGAGCCTTGTCATTTGATACCATGGGATCTTGCCATGCTCTCTGTTCAGTATATTCAGAAAGGTCTTCTCTTCACCAAACCCCCAGAAGCATATGATCAAGAAGACTTCATCAAGACTCTTCTTGATAATCTGAAGCACTCCCTTTCTCTAACCCTGGTTCATTTCTACCCTCTTGCTGGCAGAATGAAGACGTTGACCACCCAAAACCCACCTTCTTGTGTGGTCTTTGTCGACTGCAATGACAGCCCTGGTGCTAAATTTATTCACGCAGCTTTAGACTTGTCAATAGCTGACATCCTTTCACCTACTTATGTGCCATTGGTGGTTCAGTCTTTCTTTGACCATGATAGAGCAATTAACCATGATGGGCACACCAGGTCTCTGCTCTCAATTCAAGTGACAGAGTTGGTGGATGGAATCTTTATAGGTTGTTCAATCAACCATAGCTTGGGTGATGGCACCTCTTTCTGGAATTTTTTCAACGCATGGTCTGAGATTTTTCAAGGACAAGGCAAGATTGATAAATATCCCTCAAATTTGCCCATAATCAAGCGCTGGATTCCAGAGGGTTATGATCCAATCATCAGCCTTCCTTATTCTCATCCTGATGAATTCATCAGCAGATTCGAAGCACCACAGCTTCTAGAGAGAGTGTTCCATTTCTCATCCGAATCAATAGCTAAAATCAAAGCCAGGGCCAATTCAGAGGCAAAAACCCAGAAAATTTCCTCCTTTCAATCCTTATCAGCACTTCTGTGGAGGACCATAACCCGGACACGAAATCTGCCACATGATCAATCAACCAGCTGCAGATTAGCCACCAATAACAGATCAAGACTGGATCCGCCATTGTCGCAGTATTATTTTGGAAATTGTATTCAAACAGTGAGAGGTTTTACCACGGCTGGTGAGCTGCTTGAACATGACCTGGGATGGGCAGCTTGGAAGTTGCACGAGGCGGTGGTTAGCCACAGTGATAAAGCGATACGCGAGTGGCTTGAGGCATGGAAGCAGAGTCCGTTTATATACCAGGTTGACAGGTTCTTCGATCCATGCAGCATAATGATGGGAAGTTCGCCGAGGTTCAACAAGTATGGCTGTGAGTTTGGGATGGGTAAAGCGGTGGCACTTCGCAGTGGCTATGCGCATAAGTTTGATGGCAAAGTTTCGGCATATCCGGGGCGTGAGGGCGGCGGAAGCATTGATTTGGAGGTGTGCCTTCCGCCAAATTCAATGAAAGCTCTTGAAGCTGATCGTGAATTCATGGAAGCTACTTCTTGA
- the LOC123203191 gene encoding NAC domain-containing protein 79-like isoform X2 has protein sequence MGDTSNNGNDDTRAKTMPFSLPPGCRFYPSDEQLLCYYLTNKNLNADETGNPSGYDMIKELDLYECQPYELPEKACYTYGRGGRKRHWYFYCKVGARNGRKSWEVRNGYWRKEGRVREVVKSNNKGRKVILGRKTSFVFYLRDSTETTVRTDWIMYEYALVHHVKNSFVLCRVFVKSHGGNNLSEIGLSSVAEESVSAVRHIGVQNDGFLMHNIVEAKENDEKHDDRNNDISEMQIKLVSKLDNHASSRPISLPCFQFPAGTPPNKQVGSSGFASGAMFAAAPQFLSILEEDFMELDDLVH, from the exons ATGGGAGACACCAGCAACAACGGCAACGACGATACCAGAGCTAAAACGATGCCATTTTCACTTCCTCCAGGTTGCCGATTCTACCCTTCCGATGAACAGCTTCTCTGTTATTACCTCACTAACAAAAACTTAAACGCTGATGAAACCGGTAATCCGTCCGGTTATGATATGATAAAAGAACTAGACTTGTATGAGTGTCAACCTTACGAGTTACCGGAGAAGGCGTGTTATACGTACGGTCGCGGAGGAAGGAAGAGGCATTGGTACTTTTACTGCAAAGTTGGTGctagaaatggaagaaaaagttGGGAGGTGAGGAATGGGTACTGGAGAAAGGAAGGGAGAGTTAGAGAAGTAGTGAAGAGTAATAACAAAGGAAGGAAGGTTATTTTGGGGAGGAAAACgagttttgtgttttatttgagGGATTCGACTGAAACTACCGTGAGGACTGATTGGATCATGTATGAGTATGCACTTGTTCACCATGTCAAG AACTCTTTTGTACTCTGCAGAGTATTTGTTAAATCTCATGGTGGAAACAACTTATCAGAGATTGGTTTAAGTTCGGTTGCAGAAGAAAGTGTTTCTGCTGTACGTCACATTGGTGTTCAGAATGATGGCTTTCTTATGCATAACATTGTTGAAGCTAAAGAGAATGATGAAAAACATGATGACAGGAATAATGATATATCAGAAATGCAAATAAAATTGGTTAGTAAGCTAGATAATCATGCCAGCTCTAGGCCTATTTCTCTTCCCTGCTTTCAATTTCCGGCTGGCACCCCACCCAACAAGCAG GTCGGTTCTTCTGGTTTTGCTAGTGGTGCCATGTTTGCTGCAGCCCCACAATTTCTATCAATTCTTGAGGAAGATTTCATGGAATTGGATGATCTTGTGCATTGA
- the LOC123203191 gene encoding NAC domain-containing protein 79-like isoform X1: protein MGDTSNNGNDDTRAKTMPFSLPPGCRFYPSDEQLLCYYLTNKNLNADETGNPSGYDMIKELDLYECQPYELPEKACYTYGRGGRKRHWYFYCKVGARNGRKSWEVRNGYWRKEGRVREVVKSNNKGRKVILGRKTSFVFYLRDSTETTVRTDWIMYEYALVHHVKNSFVLCRVFVKSHGGNNLSEIGLSSVAEESVSAVRHIGVQNDGFLMHNIVEAKENDEKHDDRNNDISEMQIKLVSKLDNHASSRPISLPCFQFPAGTPPNKQVGSSGFASGAMFAAASQLLSILEEDFIELDDLVH, encoded by the exons ATGGGAGACACCAGCAACAACGGCAACGACGATACCAGAGCTAAAACGATGCCATTTTCACTTCCTCCAGGTTGCCGATTCTACCCTTCCGATGAACAGCTTCTCTGTTATTACCTCACTAACAAAAACTTAAACGCTGATGAAACCGGTAATCCGTCCGGTTATGATATGATAAAAGAACTAGACTTGTATGAGTGTCAACCTTACGAGTTACCGGAGAAGGCGTGTTATACGTACGGTCGCGGAGGAAGGAAGAGGCATTGGTACTTTTACTGCAAAGTTGGTGctagaaatggaagaaaaagttGGGAGGTGAGGAATGGGTACTGGAGAAAGGAAGGGAGAGTTAGAGAAGTAGTGAAGAGTAATAACAAAGGAAGGAAGGTTATTTTGGGGAGGAAAACgagttttgtgttttatttgagGGATTCGACTGAAACTACCGTGAGGACTGATTGGATCATGTATGAGTATGCACTTGTTCACCATGTCAAG AACTCTTTTGTACTCTGCAGAGTATTTGTTAAATCTCATGGTGGAAACAACTTATCAGAGATTGGTTTAAGTTCGGTTGCAGAAGAAAGTGTTTCTGCTGTACGTCACATTGGTGTTCAGAATGATGGCTTTCTTATGCATAACATTGTTGAAGCTAAAGAGAATGATGAAAAACATGATGACAGGAATAATGATATATCAGAAATGCAAATAAAATTGGTTAGTAAGCTAGATAATCATGCCAGCTCTAGGCCTATTTCTCTTCCCTGCTTTCAATTTCCGGCTGGCACCCCACCCAACAAGCAG GTTGGTTCATCTGGGTTTGCTAGTGGTGCCATGTTTGCTGCAGCCTCACAATTACTATCAATTCTGGAGGAAGATTTCATAGAGTTGGATGATCTTGTGCATTGA
- the LOC123203191 gene encoding NAC domain containing protein 52-like isoform X4 yields the protein MNYRCRFYPSDEQILSYYLTNKNSNADKPGNPFSYDLIKELDLFEYQPFELPERVCYTYGRGGRKRHWYCYCKVEARKGRKSCEVKNGYWRKKGTVREVVKSNNEGGNVILGRKTSFVFYLGDSMETAVRTDWIMYEYALVHHIKNSFVLCRVFVKSPGGNRLSEIGLSLVAEESVPAVRHIGVQHDGFVTPNIVEAKENDEKYVDRKNDSQLDNYASSRPVSHPCFQFPAGTPPDKQVGSSGFASGAMFAAAPQFLSILEEDFMELDDLVH from the exons ATGAATTATC GTTGCCGATTCTACCCTTCTGATGAACAGATTCTCAGTTATTACCTCACTAACAAAAACTCAAATGCTGATAAACCCGGTAATCCGTTCAGTTATGATTTGATAAAAGAACTAGATTTGTTTGAGTATCAACCTTTTGAGTTACCGGAGAGGGTGTGTTATACGTACGGTCGCGGAGGAAGGAAGAGGCATTGGTACTGTTACTGCAAAGTTGAGGCtagaaagggaagaaaaagtTGTGAGGTTAAGAATGGGTATTGGAGAAAGAAAGGGACAGTTAGGGAAGTAGTGAAGAGTAATAATGAAGGAGGGAATGTTATTTTGGGGAGGAAAAcaagttttgtgttttatttgggGGATTCAATGGAAACTGCTGTGAGGACTGATTGGATCATGTATGAGTATGCACTTGTTCACCATATCAAG AACTCTTTTGTACTCTGCAGAGTATTTGTTAAATCTCCTGGCGGAAACAGGTTATCAGAGATTGGTTTAAGTTTGGTTGCAGAAGAAAGTGTTCCTGCTGTACGTCACATTGGTGTTCAGCATGATGGATTTGTTACGCCTAACATTGTTGAAGCTAAAgagaatgatgaaaaatatgttGACAGGAAAAATGATAGTCAGCTAGATAATTATGCCAGCTCTAGGCCTGTTTCTCATCCCTGTTTTCAATTTCCGGCTGGCACCCCACCCGACAAGCAG GTCGGTTCTTCTGGTTTTGCTAGTGGTGCCATGTTTGCTGCAGCCCCACAATTTCTATCAATTCTTGAGGAAGATTTCATGGAATTGGATGATCTTGTGCATTGA
- the LOC123203191 gene encoding NAC domain-containing protein 83-like isoform X3, which produces MGDTNDNSNNDNRAKAMSFSLPPGCRFYPSDEQILSYYLTNKNSNADKPGNPFSYDLIKELDLFEYQPFELPERVCYTYGRGGRKRHWYCYCKVEARKGRKSCEVKNGYWRKKGTVREVVKSNNEGGNVILGRKTSFVFYLGDSMETAVRTDWIMYEYALVHHIKNSFVLCRVFVKSPGGNRLSEIGLSLVAEESVPAVRHIGVQHDGFVTPNIVEAKENDEKYVDRKNDSQLDNYASSRPVSHPCFQFPAGTPPDKQVGSSGFASGAMFAAAPQFLSILEEDFMELDDLVH; this is translated from the exons ATGGGAGACACCAACGACAACAGCAACAACGATAACAGAGCTAAAGCAATGTCATTTTCACTTCCTCCAGGTTGCCGATTCTACCCTTCTGATGAACAGATTCTCAGTTATTACCTCACTAACAAAAACTCAAATGCTGATAAACCCGGTAATCCGTTCAGTTATGATTTGATAAAAGAACTAGATTTGTTTGAGTATCAACCTTTTGAGTTACCGGAGAGGGTGTGTTATACGTACGGTCGCGGAGGAAGGAAGAGGCATTGGTACTGTTACTGCAAAGTTGAGGCtagaaagggaagaaaaagtTGTGAGGTTAAGAATGGGTATTGGAGAAAGAAAGGGACAGTTAGGGAAGTAGTGAAGAGTAATAATGAAGGAGGGAATGTTATTTTGGGGAGGAAAAcaagttttgtgttttatttgggGGATTCAATGGAAACTGCTGTGAGGACTGATTGGATCATGTATGAGTATGCACTTGTTCACCATATCAAG AACTCTTTTGTACTCTGCAGAGTATTTGTTAAATCTCCTGGCGGAAACAGGTTATCAGAGATTGGTTTAAGTTTGGTTGCAGAAGAAAGTGTTCCTGCTGTACGTCACATTGGTGTTCAGCATGATGGATTTGTTACGCCTAACATTGTTGAAGCTAAAgagaatgatgaaaaatatgttGACAGGAAAAATGATAGTCAGCTAGATAATTATGCCAGCTCTAGGCCTGTTTCTCATCCCTGTTTTCAATTTCCGGCTGGCACCCCACCCGACAAGCAG GTCGGTTCTTCTGGTTTTGCTAGTGGTGCCATGTTTGCTGCAGCCCCACAATTTCTATCAATTCTTGAGGAAGATTTCATGGAATTGGATGATCTTGTGCATTGA